From Vanrija pseudolonga chromosome 1, complete sequence, a single genomic window includes:
- the pepQ gene encoding Xaa-Pro dipeptidase, which translates to MTDPIPVRTEAEQTAYAAGLREAERKAMGMFDEIEGLIKPGVSEKALSDAIHQLGLERHGLRTHWHKRVVRSGENTLAPFEENPPDRVIQADDILIVDLGPVFEAWEADFGRTYVVGNDPEKIALRDALEPIWVDVKAQYDKQPGMSGEQLYAIAVKAAQEKGYDFGAPLAGHIVGSFPHERIPKDKITLYISEGNSGSMISVGKGGYNRHWILEIHLRDKKGRYQGFYEQLLSVN; encoded by the coding sequence ATGACCGACCCCATCCCTGTccgcaccgaggccgagcagacGGCCTACGCCGCCgggctgcgcgaggccgagcgcaaggccaTGGGCATGTtcgacgagatcgagggGCTGATCAAGCCCGGCGTGAGCGAGAAGGCGCTGTCGGACGCGATccaccagctcggcctggagCGGCACGGGCTCCGCACGCACTGGCACAAGCGTGTCGTGCGGAGCGGCGAGaacacgctcgcgccgttcgAGGAGAACCCGCCCGACCGCGTCATCCAGGCGGACGACATCCTgatcgtcgacctcgggccgGTCTTCGAGGCGTGGGAGGCCGACTTTGGGCGCACGTACGTCGTCGGCAACGACCCCGAGAAGAttgcgctgcgcgacgcgctcgagcccaTCTGGGTCGACGTCAAGGCACAGTACGACAAGCAGCCAGGCAtgagcggcgagcagctgTACGCCATTGCCGTCAAGGCGGCGCAGGAGAAGGGCTACGACTTTGGTGCCCCGCTCGCTGGACACATCGTCGGCTCGTTCCCCCACGAGCGTATCCCCAAGGACAAGATCACGCTCTACATCTCCGAGGGCAACAGCGGCTCCATGATCTCGGTCGGAAAGGGCGGCTACAACCGTCACTGGATCCTTGAGATCCACCTCCGCGACAAGAAGGGCCGGTACCAGGGCTTCTACGAGCAGCTGCTTTCGGTCAACtag
- the GRDP1 gene encoding Glycine-rich domain-containing protein 1: protein MGDDKKTFKGYDDAQLTNTPSSSEAPPPVYLAQGYNVPPIDKKSGGSSQKQQPAAPPVDPTTLLPPTFRVGRSYIKPLVTVPELVNHLKFLACLHRLQEDVRECPTPWDQDFSREGPADAQVPDEVKWSAFCLRAAHRFQAWAESDAVSRVRDKQAALPGRSAPSREDMIAVLAEADIDILMAWHTYLLNPRNYHDDMELQGSYYRSTWGPFGGLKYLGAFPLDIICERIDPNTYVFQPFERTSVSSAPDSSAPPPALDAHARTLVALSRTQSCVAVNCPQCYTAIDLPVIGLPGAGGGLALPVMSFRCSTCQLLITHQVLRVGRFLRDLLRVRVGTMPHFAGLGDNAHSNIKSAYGIPMSQALAATAITKVFGGGYIESAVSVGDLGNKLEWSQDKVREKIFEQTVKDGGFIPIVESSLEGKTGRTTRRVQINVSRQTMSGAIMRLNRVYSVGTGLDTSIELAPAIMRQASFVTNMQKIGWLGIHRWTNPQDPSRFYFIQKSAARYHAFLDLMNAYPRKFISPTLDIDLAWHTHQLHAAGYVRDTINHVGHLVNHDDAVADVALRNAYDETATLWAERFHTTYSGCGCPVPNKAQKVVDKARRRESNDGPSFAFWRRRSSSKTVAGTRPDVAAMSAQSATFEDRAAECPSTHNRVHVTGVRKLEAMHENQMARRHRQSGHIGHEDPFTQNYVFVPQVHDPNSRKRKAEAAGPTVYDPYWGVTPYMYGGVWGLGAPWALAAGVGIAGGMAIGAGVGMVAAACVNGINDGEAQSRCSSGGGGSGAACGGFSGDGGSAGAMCGAGVSACGNGGAGCGGGGGGCGGGCGGGGGGCGGS, encoded by the exons atgGGAGACGACAAGAAGACGTTCAAGgggtacgacgacgcgcagctcaccaacacgccgtcgtcgagcgaggcgccCCCGCCAGTCTACCTTGCGCAGGGGTACAACGTCCCGCCGATTGACAAGAAgagcggcggctcgagccAGAAAcagcagcccgccgcgccgcccgtcgaccCGACCACGCTCCTGCCCCCGACGTTCCGCGTAGGCAGGTCATACATCAAGCCGCTCGTCACGGTCCCAGAGCTCGTCAACCACCTCAAGTTCCTCGCATGCCTGCACCGGCTGCAGGAGGACGTGCGCGAGTGCCCCACGCCATGGGACCAGGACTTCTCGCGCGAAgggcccgccgacgcgcaaGTCCCAGACGAGGTCAAGTGGTCTGCGTTctgcctgcgcgccgcgcaccgctTCCAGGCTTGGGCAGAGAGCGACGCCGTGTCACGCGTGCGCGACAAGCAGGCCGCACTGCCGGGGCGCAGCGCACCGTCACGCGAGGACATgatcgccgtgctcgccgaggccgacattGACATCTTGATGGCATGGCACACGTACCTCCTCAACCCGCGCAACTaccacgacgacatggaGCTCCAGGGCAGCTACTACCGCAGCACCTGGGGCCCGTTCGGCGGGCTCAAGTACCTCGGCGCGTTCCCGCTCGACATCATC TGTGAGCGGATCGACCCCAACACGTACGTGTTCCAGCCGTTCGAGCGCACATCCGTCTCTTCGGCACCCGACTCCTcggcgcccccgcccgcactcgacgcgcacgcccgcacgctcgtcgcgctcagcCGCACGCAGTCGTGCGTCGCGGTCAACTGCCCCCAGTGCTACACTGCGATCGATCTGCCCGTGATCGGGCTGcctggtgccggcggcggcctcgcgctgcccGTCATGTCGTTCAGGTGCTCGACCTGTCAGCTGCTCATCACGCACCAGGTGCTCCGCGTCGGCCGGTTCCTGCGGGACTTGCTACGCGTGCGCGTAGGCACCATGCCCCACTTTGCCGGCCTGGGCGACAACGCGCACTCGAACATCAAGAGCGCGTACGGTATACCCATGTCCCAGGcactcgccgccacggccatcACCAAGGTCTTCGGCGGCGGGTACATTGAGTCGGCGgtcagcgtcggcgactTGGGCAACAAGCTGGAGTGGTCGCAGGACAAGGTTCGGGAGAAGATCTTCGAGCAGACGGTCAAGGACGGCGGCTTCATCCCCATCGTCGAGAGCAGCCTGGAAGGCAAGACCGgcaggacgacgcgccgcgtccaGATCAACGTCAGCCGCCAAACCATGTCCGGCGCCATTATGCGCCTGAACCGCGTCTACAGCGTCGGCACCGGCCTGGACACCAGCATCGAGCTCGCACCGGCCATCATGCGCCAGGCATCCTTCGTCACCAACATGCAGAAGATTGGCTGGCTCGGCATCCATCGCTGGACCAATCCGCAGGATCCGAGCCGGTTCTACTTTATCCAGAAGTCGGCAGCTCGGTATC ACGCATTCCTCGACCTGATGAACGCTTACCCAAGGAAGTTCATCTCCCCGACTCTGGACATTGACCTGGCATGGCACACACACcagctccacgccgccggctaCGTTCGTGACACGATCAACCATGTCGGCCACCTAGtcaaccacgacgacgcggtggccGATGTTGCCCTGCGCAACGCTtacgacgagacggcgaccCTCTGGGCCGAGCGCTTCCACACGACGTACTCTGGCTGCGGGTGCCCCGTGCCCAACAAGGCGCAGAAGGTGGTCGACaaggcgcggcgccgcgagtCCAACGATGGCCCGTCGTTTGCCTTCTGGCGCCGGAGGTCGAGCTCCAAGACGGTGGCGGGCACACGGCCGGACGTGGCGGCCATGAGCGCGCAGAGCGCAACGTTCGAGGACCGTGCCGCCGAGTGCCCGTCGACCCACAACCGCGTGCACGTCACAGGCgtgcgcaagctcgaggccatgcACGAGAACCAGATGGCCAGGCGCCATCGTCAGTCGGGCCACATCGGGCACGAGGACCCCTTCACCCAGAACTACGTGTTCGTGCCCCAGGTCCACGACCCCAACtcgcgcaagcgcaaggccgaggccgccggcccGACAGTGTACGACCCATACTGGGGCGTCACGCCGTACATGTACGGTGGTGTGTGGGGCCTCGGTGCGCCATGGGCTCTGGCGGCaggcgtcggcatcgcgggCGGCATGGCGATCGGCGCAGGCGTCGGCATGGTTGCTG CGGCTTGCGTCAACGGCATCAACGATGGCGAGGCCCAGTCGCGGTGCTCgtctggcggcggaggctCTGGTGCCGCTTGCGGCGGCTTCAGCGGTGACGGGGGCTCTGCCGGTGCCATGTgtggcgctggcgtcagcgcgtgCGGCAACGGAGGCGCTggatgtggtggtggaggaggagggtgcggcggcggttgcgggggcggcggcggaggctgTGGTGGTTCATAA
- the priA_22 gene encoding Protein priA, which translates to MKLLTVFAVALVALGVNAQTTHPVDPGTVAPCLLTCYISSAQAAPCASPLDFNCVCNGATGNNFFNKAATCISNSPGCSLTDGVNLRTNLCATPPNGGMLINTPPAQPVDTANTGPFLYAIFPCIQQNNCNIDLGLTSYNQVCQYGVTNVPPTPSSGARRKRLERGTIAPRCPHLRKACKVARRTHTNVLFGVQSREELNGEEPTTWECINVLSDLESCGGCIGEDGVDCTAIEGVDDVSCRRGKCIVHSCAPGLSLVDGECV; encoded by the exons ATGAAGCTCCTCACCGTCTTTGCCGTGGCGCTTgtggccctcggcgtcaacgcCCAGACGACTCACCCCGTCGA CCCGGGAACAGTCGCTCCCTGTCTCCTCACATGCTACATCAGCTCTGCCCAGGCTGCTCCTTGTGCTTCGCCTCTCGACTTTAACTGTGTCTGCAATGGTGCCACAGGTAATAACTTCTTCAATAAGGCGGCGACCTGTATCAGCAACTC GCCAGGCTGCAGCCTCACTGACGGCGTCAACCTTCGCACCAACCTCTGTGCTACCCCACCCAATGGTGGCATGTTGA TCAACACCCCACCTGCCCAGCCAGTCGA CACTGCGAACACTGGCCCCTTCCTTTATGCCATCTTCCCCTGTATCCAGCA GAACAACTGTAacatcgacctcggcctcacgaGCTACAACCAGGTGTGCCAGTATGGCGTCACCAACGTTCCGCCGACCCCGTCGTCCGGTGCGCGCCGCaagcgtctcgagcgcggcacCATCGCCCCCCGCTGCCCGCACCTCCGCAAGGCATGCAAGGTCGCCAGGCGCACTCACACCAACGTGCTGTTCGGTGTGCAGAgccgcgaggagctcaacGGCGAGGAGCCCACCACGTGGGAGTGCATCAACGTGCTCTCGGACCTCGAGTCGTGCGGCGGCTGtatcggcgaggacggcgtcgactgcACCGCcatcgagggcgtcgacgacgtttcctgccgccgcggcaaGTGCATCGTCCACTCGTGCGCCCCGGGTCTCTcgcttgtcgacggcgagtgtGTTTAG